The following coding sequences lie in one Spea bombifrons isolate aSpeBom1 chromosome 5, aSpeBom1.2.pri, whole genome shotgun sequence genomic window:
- the GALNT12 gene encoding polypeptide N-acetylgalactosaminyltransferase 12, translating to MSKRRRGLVNLWVPVRRKKGLYLLAAIVCTFFFGSLLLSKGGEHQNSKGHEVEEKHDRREVDGPRDPVSYEQLKRPVYEKPPLDPTALGEFGRPVRLDLQGKEKQLEEESIKKHQINIYLSDKISLHRRLEERWNPMCKNVKFDYYKLPRTSVVIAFYNEAWSTLLRTVHSVLETSPDILLEEIILVDDYSDKEHLKEPLEKHISTLRKVRLVRANKREGLVRARLLGASTATGEVLTFLDCHCECHEGWLEPLLERISEKESAVVCPVIDVIDWNTFEYLGNAGEPQIGGFDWRLVFTWHSVPDREQRRRRSNIDVISSPTMAGGLFSVSKRYFEYLGSYDTGMEVWGGENLEFSFRIWQCGGSLEVHPCSHVGHVFPKQAPYSRSKALANSVRAAEVWMDEYKELYYHRNPHARLEPYGDVTERRQLRQKLQCKDFKWFLENIYPEIHVPEDKPGQFGMLKNKGMLNYCFDYNPPNENEVTGQKIILYPCHGMGQNQFFEYTSYNEIRYNTRQPEGCAAVDPNTDHLTMYLCRENGQSVPDNQKFIFREDGSLLHQQTQKCVQAEKNTETNHPEPRLRPCADTDLQKWFFQERS from the exons ATGAGTAAGAGACGTAGGGGTTTGGTGAACTTATGGGTTCCAGTAAGGAGAAAGAAGGGACTCTATTTATTGGCAGCAATCGTCTGCACATTTTTCTTTGGCTCTCTGTTACTAAGCAAAGGAGGAGAACATCAGAACTCAAAAGGCCATGAAGTGGAGGAGAAGCATGACCGCAGGGAGGTAGATGGTCCACGGGACCCAGTGTCTTATGAGCAGCTCAAGAGGCCAGTGTATGAAAAGCCTCCTTTGGATCCCACTGCATTGGGTGAGTTTGGACGTCCTGTGAGACTCGACCTGCAAGGAAAGGAGAAGCAACTGGAAGAGGAAAGCATCAAAAAGCACCAAATCAACATATACCTCAGTGACAAGATCTCCCTACACCGCAGGCTGGAGGAAAGATGGAATCCAAT gtgtaaaaatgtgaaatttgaTTATTACAAGTTACCAAGAACATCTGTGGTCATTGCTTTTTACAATGAAGCCTGGTCTACACTCCTGAGAACTGTCCACAGTGTTTTGGAAACATCACCAGATATCCTCTTGGAGGAAATCATTCTTGTCGATGATTATAGTGACAAAG AGCACTTGAAGGAACCTTTGGAAAAACATATTTCCACTCTTAGAAAAGTGAGACTTGTCCGCGCAAATAAAAGAGAAGGGTTAGTGCGTGCCCGCCTTTTGGGTGCCTCCACTGCTACAGGAGAAGTTCTGACCTTTTTGGATTGTCATTGTGAGTGTCATGAAGGCTGGCTGGAACCTCTACTGGAAAG gaTTAGTGAAAAGGAATCAGCTGTTGTTTGCCCGGTGATCGACGTGATTGACTGGAATACTTTTGAGTATTTGGGCAATGCAGGCGAACCTCAGATTGGAGGTTTTGATTGGAGGCTGGTTTTCACTTGGCATTCAGTGCCAGACAGAGAGCAAAGGCGCAGACGGTCTAACATTGATGTGATCAG CTCTCCAACGATGGCTGGTGGATTGTTTTCAGTTAGCAAGAGGTACTTTGAATATCTAGGCTCTTATGATACTGGAATGGAAGTTTGGGGCGGAGAAAATTTGGAGTTTTCATTTAGG ATCTGGCAGTGTGGGGGAAGTCTTGAGGTTCACCCATGTTCCCATGTTGGCCATGTCTTTCCCAAACAAGCCCCGTATTCCCGTAGTAAAGCTTTGGCCAACAGTGTCCGGGCAGCAGAAGTATGGATGGATGAATATAAGGAACTGTACTACCATCGAAACCCACATGCACGCTTG GAACCATATGGGGATGTAACAGAAAGAAGGCAACTTAGACAGAAACTCCAATGCAAAGATTTCAAATGGTTCTTGGAGAACATTTACCCAGAGATTCATGTCCCAGAAGACAAACCAGGACAATTTGGAATG CTGAAGAACAAAGGAATGCTCAATTATTGCTTTGACTACAATCCACCAAATGAGAATGAGGTCACCGGACAGAAGATCATTTTATATCCATGTCATGGTATGGGACAAAATCAG ttCTTTGAATATACATCGTACAATGAAATCCGCTACAACACCAGGCAGCCTGAAGGATGTGCTGCAGTTGATCCAAATACTGATCATCTCACAATGTACTTATGTCGTGAAAATGGTCAGAGTGTGCCTGATAATCAGAAGTTTATTTTCCGAgag GATGGTAGTTTACTTCACCAGCAGACCCAAAAATGTGTGCAAGCTGAGAAAAACACTGAGACAAACCATCCTGAACCTAGGTTACGGCCATGCGCAGACACTGATCTACAGAAATGGTTCTTCCAGGAGAGGAGCTGA